The Lepeophtheirus salmonis chromosome 13, UVic_Lsal_1.4, whole genome shotgun sequence genome segment AGAATAAAGTCTTCTGTCGCTAAATTGTCACAGTCCATACAACTGAGTCCTGTGGAGAGGCCTAGGATAATTTGTGTCTCAAAGTGGAGAGCCCAACAGTTATCGCAGAAGGAATGATTACAATGGGGCAGGCGGGAGAAGATGCCTGAGGATTTGTCAGTACAGACTTCGCAGATTCTTGGCGTCGAAGCAGAAGGACTCAAAGGGATTTTTCTTCGTTCGGGGGGAACGTAGTGTCGATACACATCAGAGGCATTCCACTCATTATTGTGGAGAAGATGCTTTGCTTTGTAAAAGGAGACCTGGAAAGCAAGAGAAAACAAGTTGGTCGTAAGAGTCACAAGAGTCAATCCTCAACAAACCCACTTACAATCAGAATTCGCGCAACGACAGAAGCAGACTCATTTAGGAAACTCTCGGCTTCGAGTGGGGTCAAGACCTCATAAGGAAAGTATTCCGGGTTCGCATTCACCCgatcttcttcttcctcctcttctCGAGAGCGCGGAAGTCCCTCCAAACTATCCACATAATAATCCTCGAAATCCCCTTCATCatcctcctcttcttcttcacTTGAAGAACCCTCACGAATCTCCTCTTCCATCATCCCTCCCGCAGACATCCTGATCAGTGATCCTCACTTCCAACAACAAATCTTGAATCTTCAATGTAGTAGATGGAAGATATTAGATAGTCGATAGACAGAATATCTATTTTCTTCAAGCTGTGTTTGTAGCAGTTGAAAGTCGAATTAAAACGACAGCAGCTTCAACTTCTGCATTAGCAAGTCCATCTCTTATTCGCTCCTTCTCATATACCCTTTTCACTCATTCGTTGTGACGTCATCCCTTCTCCTTTAGTTCTCCAGCTAGCTTTTCTTTCATTCTcctttctctctttcttctcgatcctccttttttttccttagataTGTACATCATCATCTTTGATTACTTTAGCATTAggcaatttattattaaatacctacatataaagGCTTTTTCAATAGGaacgctcacattttacgttgataggtttcaaaaacgacgtcatatttgttattgtttctttgacagctgtgctcaaaaataattatagttttatcaTGGTTAGTcttttgatccaaactttaagagcgttaacgccaatttatggttaaagtaatcgacctgcaaaatcaacaattcaacgtttggtgaaaaaatttgagtccacatacacgctacataatgttcctgtgcaTGTGAGACAtagaaatgcacgaagtgtaaaaaaaatattgctgccgcaagcgcatcaattcaagatgacccaaatttatctcttacgcgccgttctctatcgttgggcatctctgtgacatcgttgtggcgaattttgcgaaaagatcttggcctacacccttagtcgaaaattgggttcaacgattggacttcgtaaaacgtgcaaGTGGGGAtcattcaaacgacatcgaatttcattcataaattaacttgaatgtattttaacggcaaataaagaaatcgtcgatatctcaaaccgttttcgttttatttaaaaaaaaatgtgagcgctgttaatgaaaaaacttttatatgtataaatgataaaaaatatccccCCTTCCCTAACAAATTTCGGCCTATGACTTAAGCGTTAGCATGCCATATAAAATGGTAGGTAATTGAATGatgatatatacaatatacatataacaacCTCCATTCAGATATTCAaccaaatacaataaataagacTTTTATGAAATGGTAGAAACTAAGCCAATAATATTTGACCATTCCACTTCAAAGAACCCAACTTATTCTctgaaaatgagatgaaatTTGATATACAGGTCATTCCTTACGTAGACATTCCAGATTATTTTTTACGCTTTCATAGATCAgtgatatgtattattatttttgctatgTGTGTAAAAACTtgtgtatacaaaaaatttcaaatgaaaagcCATATTATCCAATCTTAACTATAACTATTATGGATATGCCCCTGTAAGTGTTCTATTCAAAATGTActcaaattttagttttatttcttaactacaaaatgttaaaatttggaGAGagtaaaatacctttttatgacaaaaacttataaaaaaaacatttcttaattaatGTGGAATGACCACTATTCAAGAAAAGCAAtaactctaaaaaaacaaatagaagcatctaattcaatattatatccaaaattcttcaaaaacagAAACCTTGGTCATATGTTTAGGTTAAACATcacaaaactatattttcaagtttatttCCAGACACCGTCCAATTATTcatgtcaaaagaaaaaaaattgtttatctcGAGTTTCGGGAATCCTTTACAAGATAAGAAATGACTAAATTGAACTATATAATCCTTTCCGATtggcatttcttttaaattctgTAATTGGTGAATTAGAAGAGTATATAAttcagaattattttctttgacatGGATGTCTAAGAATTGAAGTAGGTTCAGTATAATTTCTGTAGCTATTGTGCGGGAAAGACTCATGTTACTCAGTCGATGGCACAGTCTCTCTTTTGTCTCTTCATTGAACGAAGACtctgaaaataaatgtaaagtaAGTAATTAGGATGTTTAAATTGCTTCTAATAACCTTTTAATGATATAAGTAACGACGTCTTTCTTTTGATAAGATTTGTCTTAAGactgaaaaatatatcttgaacTCCAATAATTTCATCTTTGTTCTtcaatttcatttctttcttgTAACCATGTATCCAGGAAATAATAGACAACTGACATTCTGGGCATTTCAACATTCCAACAATGTTACTATTTAATAAACCTTTGAAAATATCCTCACGAATCCAATGTCCACAATCGGGCATCATGAGGtagctttaaataaaatttaaatttctaattaagtattcaatattgattaaaaacaaaacatacatatttttgttattaggATCAGTACATTTGGGGGAAAACTTGATATCATCGGTTTTAATCCCAGTACATCGACCTGTAAACTTCAGACCATTTTGATTAATAGAAATCAAATTATCACACTTTCTGCATTTTTTTCCTATGCATTTGAATCCACATTTTCCGTGAGAACAAGACCATCCACATTTGCTCTGgataaaagaaattgaataataaaaacttaaataccATAAATACTATTTGTATGTACCTTGCAATCAGGCTGGCATGGTTCATCACATTTTGATCTACACTTTTGTAAATGCGAACAAGTAATTAAGCATTTCGAATCACAGGGCGGACAAGGTGCTCCACAAATTTCTGGGCATTTATGCCCACAAAGTAGAGTTCTTTCACATGGTTCTTGACAAGGAAAATGAATTTCACCACTTAAGCAATCAGAGCAAGTTCTATTTTTACAAGGATGACCGCAGATCTTGTTTATTCCCTGACAAAGCTCACTGCAcggaatatttttattctgatcTTTACATTTCTTTAATCCTACATGACCACAGCTCAAGGTATTTGTTTCAATCAAAGCGTCACATTTTGTGTTGTCACAAGGATCTGAGCAGATTCCAGTACAGGGATGACCACATAAAAGTTTGCGTGTACATTTCGAGTCACACTTTTTAATTGCAGATGAACACTTTATTGTCTGTGTATGACCACATTCAAGATTGACACGAATTTTTTCATTGCATTGACTTTGATCACAAAGTACAGAATCCTGGCATTCATAACAAAATCGTTTACAGTTACCATGTCCACATATCAGTTCCCTATTACACCTTTCAgtacaaaaaacctttttaccaCATTCAACATTTTCTATCACATGACCACAATTTAGTCTTTTAGAAACTAATTTGGGACATATTATAGGACAATTAACGTAGCATTTCATATTACAAGTATGATTACAATCCAAATATATCTTTGTACACGACTTTTCACAAATGTTGTGGTTAGAATTAAGATGACACTTGAGCTCACACTCATGTCCACACGAGAGTACCTTCCCACAGGTTTCTTCacaaatgaaattgtttttattccaaCAAGGCCTACGTATCACATGTCCACACCTGGGAAGGGATTCTTCTACGATTGATGTacatcgatttaaaaaaaattcgtcCTCTTGTctataacaaaaaacttttaaaatatggccGCATTCAAGCAATAATTCTTTCACTATCTTCTGGCATAATGGGCAAGGAATAAAAGATCCATGACATTTTCCTCCACTACAAACGTGACCAAATTTGCATTTAATCGAACATGGGTCGGTACATAACCCATCATCTTCATGCCATAAATGGGATAATTcacaagatctcttgcatgtaTGGCCacagtttttatatttgaaaccaCAGATCATAGAACATGAAGCTGATTTGAAATCGATGGACGaggaaattttaaaagaagtttcatttttatgattAGGACAatgtaaattgaatttattggaaataatattttcttgtattgAATAAGATTTCACTTCATTCCAAATACTGGACTTTTCCCAAGATGGTTAATATTTCCAATAAGAAAAAGGCCTCTTCTAGCCCTGGTTAATGCAACGGTGACGCGATGACTTATAGAAAGAAAACCTATGGTTTCTTTTTCAGATCTTACTAAGGACAGGATTATAATATCGTTTTCTCTTCCTTGAAAGTTATCAACCGTTTGAATTTGAATATCCCTTAGAATGTTTGATTCTTGTAGaatctagaaaattaaataataattactaataatttatattaaaaaatattcaacattggTTTCTGAACATAccctttttaaataatcaacttGTCCTTTATAGGctgataatattgtaatttcttGTTCTCGATGTCCACATCTGACTAAATATTCAGCTAAAGCTACTGACATTTCAGCTTCGAATGAATTACATTTGCTAAATAAATCTCCTTCTTCCCGAAAAGAATGGTTAAAAACTTGAATATTAGAATCACAGCCTAGAACATGTCCCTTAATGTTGGAtgaacaatgattttttaaatctaggtATAATACATTGGATATTAATTTGAACAATTCTAAACAACAACGACGCTGCTCGTTAAGTTGAACACATTTTTCAggatgatttaatatatatctttcaaaCAAAGATACTTCTAGGccatttttgatagaaatgtCAAAAGTAGCCACTTTTGGTCGTAACTGTTTATGATCCCCAATAAGTATACAGTATTTAGTCAACTTTCCAAGAGATGTAATAAGGTGAGATTCAAACATTTCACTTGCTTCTTCGACTAAAATTACCTCTGGAGCTAATATTTGCACCAATTCGAAATTTTTACCAAGCGAAGTTGAGGTCATTCCAATAATGTCGACTTTAGAACAGATATGAATATTTTCGAGTAAAATTGAAGGAAAGATCTTATTAGACTctcttgaatatttataaatttcggAAGGGAAAAgtcctttttctttaaaatacccGTGAATCTCATGCAGCTTCGTCAGTTTATCAGACACTGACTGATGACCAATCCTTAAAATCTTGGAAGTAAATGGCAGCACTTCttctaataatttatctaaagcTTGATTAGAATATGATACTATGAGAATTGGGGATGAGATCTTTCTTGATAAAAtaactgatttatttattagaaatgtttgaattattattttagcaatataagACTTCCCTGTACCTGGAGGCCCATGTATCAACGTCATTTCTTGTGAAATAGAATTGACTAATGCATCAACTTGCAATTTAGTTAATGATATGATACTAATATCCTTTAGTAATTTATTACGAGCCTCAGATAATGTAATTAATGGACCATCAGGGATTgttgtgacattttttttgaagcataagattataaaaatcttcGCAGTTACAGATATTGGGATGATGGATTGACTTCTTCGTTGAATAaacagatataaaattaatttttttgtctaataaaagtaaatattgatcGATTTTATctgaagtaaatattaaatatttttcaaatctaccTAAAGATTTCATTTGATGCAAAGCTCTCAAAACTTGATAGTAAGGTTCAAAAAAACACATTGAATTCTTCAATTTCATAGATTTCctctaattttaatttccatGACGAAGAAAATAGGGATATCATGCACTCATTCCTTCGAATTTTGATTCCACAAACTCGtgcatatatactttttgatatcACGAAAAGGGACCCTACTTTGATTTTAGCTATGTCAAAAGTTTTGGGGGTCAATGTGTAATAGAAATCATCCAACTGGCCCTTACTTTTCCAAAAGCCAAGAGTTTTAAATGTCCCTTCACACCTCAACTGCGCAGTAAAATCTTCTTTTAGAAGACGAAAATGGATATCCAAATATTCTGAAAAGGTATTATATGACCCTTGTATAATATTTTGGCCATGATAGGGGTTTAAATTAAACAACAAAGCATCTAATTCCTCAAGTTGAAAAGAAGGAGTCTCTCTTGGAGTAAAGAGTATCTTCTTGTCCTCCAATATTAAAGGAAGATGAAGGCgaaaatattcaaacttttgtCCATGAATATTAGCCAAGTTGACGAGTTTGTCAAGTAATGACTCAATGTCATCATGGGTTGACGGACCACGAAGGaatggttgaatttgaatacaaatgcACTTTTGAACAACCAGAGGCATCAAAAAAGGAAGCTTAGAAAGACAATCAACATTTTCGTACTCACAATAGAGTTTATGACATGTATCAACGAACTTTTGAAGTTTAGGAAAGTCGAGTTTGATGTAATCAATGATAGTGCTATCAAACTGTAATTCATTTCTACCCAATAAAATCCTTGCAAGTGTTGTTTCGATCCTTTTGTCACATATGTCATCCATCAAATTTCCACTCATTTccacatataatattaaagaatatctttatttttatcattaattaataatcgtCAATTGAAgtcaagaaataaaaacaaaaaatatcttgaacACTGTTTTGTTGAGGTTGAGTGCCGATATCAAAATAGCTCCGttgaaataaacaacaaaataacaatagtaaaagaattaaaaatatattcaacttgtaaaaatttagaaaagaaatacattaaaggaaaatgtaaaaaaaatattatttagctaTATGCAAGATACTTAGGTCCATCAAGGTATATTGTTTTATGTAGGGGTAaactatacaattaattatttattatattattaattaaaaataatgaatttttattttttgtaagagttAAAATGAGTCCttcgataaaatataattaccaatcaaaataataaataaaaatttccactTCTTCACTGTTACAAGAAccctattattattaatgattaagctTAAAGTAAATTACAGCTTGAAATAGCAAAcaagattataaattatttttcggaatcatataattagtgttgtaaatcataagtatttccggtatgtaaaaaaagaaaccaaaaataaaaacggcAACCTTAacgatttgaagaatctttATGAGGAGATCAGCTTATCTGTcctgatgtttcattaaattagctgcgagcaaatataaaatgaaggaaatgcATATAAAGCCCACTTCGTATCAAGTAAAATCATAGGCAGGAATggctccaatgtcgatcctcaattctattctgagtctaAAAATGACATACACACATAACTCCATAGCATTACTCTCTGTCATTTCGCCCACTAGCGTttacactttatttattttaggttatatgttttctcctcaaaaataatgataacacctTAGAAAATATAAGCACAGTTCAGGTTGCCACCAAAAACGACACTCTTACACTTAAAATTTGGTTAGGATTTACAcccatacatattatatgtatggatgtgaaaattgtctgtATGCTCGGGTgcttacttttcaaaaaaagtatatgctgGTAACTTGCAAAATATTAGAGCTCTTAATAATATgttctccctattttgaaaattaaaatgtatatgcGAGTAGTGATCCTTACCACTACAATTTTTATAGTGatcttgatgaaaataatatgataatggaagatGAATGGATTTTAGGAGTTGCTATTTAAATAGGGGATACCATTGATGAATTATTGCGGAGTTATAAGTTTAGGTAAGTTATGGTTGGGcgtggagtagaattgaggatcgacatcggagaaaTTTCATTGCTTCATACGTATTgaggtttgtgtttatttccttcaatcaTAGCTGATCATGTCATTTATGCTGCTCTTCTCCCagcattatttaaattatccggGTGACTactttaattttcgtttttttaaagtattctggtatatagtgttggatcagtcctacGTCTGATGGCctaatcagtatttttttaaatgtccgatcttttttaccattcaacggtctaAAGGACCAATATCCTAGAtccttcaatcctagctatctTTATTGCTATTCTTCACTCCTGgttaggattgaagaatataaaaatcaaaaaaataattaatgatacctagaacgtataataataagttgtCGCCACacttcctactttaaacttcattaaTCTTTTCTCTTGATCAAGActaattaaagctttaaaacaatcGAGACAATTGAAAGAAGTAATGTTGAATATCTGATAGGACATAGTTAGTactggaaaatatttataaaaaatgtatgtccAAGGCACCGACCTATATCGATGGTTCCAGGACTGATCCCCTTATCAGTTTTTATCCCGCACCCATTCAGTCTTTCTTTatcagtccgatcttttttacaattcaacggtcctaaggaaCGATACTCCGTCCTTCAGTCCTACGGTCCTATCTAACCTTTCATTTTCTTCActatgattgaataatataagaaataaaaaaataattaatacattaatttaacattaataataagtaatatcatATTAGtgatattacttattagttattcatATTACCCTAgaactttttttagtattccttggtTCTAGTCACACCCCTCCTACatattgtctctttgaaagtggtaatgaattatgatgtaatttcaGCTACTCCAATGACGTAATTTAGTAGTAACTACATAATTTCAGCTATTGTAGTTTCGACAAATGACCTATAAGGACCggtttttaggactgaaaatttttattagaagcGGTCTAATAAGACtgtagtctttttagttttttagaccgatccaacactattgtcaggttagtaactacgtcatttcagctgttttagTTACCACACGGACCGGTCCCagaactgacaaattttattatgaccAGTCCGGTCATAATcataggactgcagtcttttcaatttttttagaatgtacCAGCAATACTAGcagttcatattattttcaactatggtGATCTATATCAGAAAATAATGTAGCCTATCAAAGTtgtcaacaaatatttttcttttttatttacactcactagtatttagacaatttttacatGCCTAATAATACAGGAAATCATATGAATTTAGATTTCTATACATAacttatgtattaataatgatCAATTATCATCTTTTTTTACTGTActctttaattgaatattttaatattttttagttcaaaatataGACAACAGATGTCGGGCGTTACAGTGTCATGACAATTCGgaatcaaacaaagattacttGAAACcaggataatttaaaaaatcaacccAAAGTAGAAtacataattaacttttatgcCTAAGAATATGATGCCTAGTGTGAGAAACTAGAGAGAGGGAAGGGGAGACAGGGATATATGATGGAAGTTCCCTAGTATATAGAAACGAGAGCTAGAGGACGCTTGCCAACAACAAATGTGGCGCCCTCTACTGAATTCAATGATGTCTGCGTAACTCGAAAATAAATGAAGATCGAAAAAGTCTGTAGCGAGCAACCATCCGAGATGCCGACGGAATGTTTCATCAAGGATTGTCCCAATCACTCAGATATGCTTGTTAATGGTCTTCGATTCTTGGAATTTCCACAGAATCCTATCAAAAATGCAGTTTGGATGGATTCCATTCGTCTGCATTACTCGGATCATCCCACTCCTCAACTCCTCTCCAGAATATGTAATgggcatttttttcttaaaaactcaGACACCTTTAATCCTGAGCACCCGTCTTACAAACCCATTTTTTTCCCTGTCATGACTAAAGAAGAGATCAAGGATCTTCGCATGTCCTGTAAAGAACGGGTTCATCTTTTTCAAGATACAATAGTCAAAAAGGAAGTGATTGAATCCTCCATGTCATCATCACTTAggtttgtatttcattttgaattggcGTCGGTATGAGTACAGTGTTCATATATATTAACCATATatgatatttcatattatttaataacttcaGAACATTCGATACAAGTGAAAATGAAAATGTACCTCCTAAGAAATCTAAGCGTCATATTCCTCCCAAGCCTTATCGTAAAGTAATTTCAAAACATAGTTATTGTTGTGTTGTTGGATGCTATAACAATACAAACGACAATGATGTCGAATTTATCAAGTTTCCAAATCGAGTTAGTCAACAATATAGAGCTTGGATACGTAGAATTGGAAGAGTAAATTCAGATGGAAGTCTATGGTTACCAAGTTCAGATAGTCTCATTTGTTCTGATCATTTTTATGATGGTAGTTTGTCTGATATGGACAGTATTTTTAGTACATCATTCGCTCCAGCATTTTTCCCTCATAATATTGACAAATGGGAAGATATAAGGCATACATTAAGTATGCGTAAAGAAAACGGCAAACCCACATATGTTTCACATGAACCGGACGGTGATAACTGCGTTGGTTCTAACTCAGTGTCATTGGATTTAGATGACTAtagtttttcaaatgaaaaagtgACTTTAATATATCCGTCCTGGATGAATGAAATCTCTGAATATGTATTAGAGTGtcaacaaggaaaaaaatttactgaTGTCATCATCTCTAATGGGCAACATAGTTTTGAAGGACATCGAATAATTATTATGTCTGCTCTTCCAATGATTAAAATGGCCCTTCTTAACTTAGAGTGCTGTGAATTGGATGAAAAACCTGTCATTATACTTCCaggtgtatatttttattgcttaattattaaatatttttataatttattttttacaaatctttAGATATGTCTGCCTAcgaaattgaaatattagaaaaaGTGATTTATAGCCGTGGATCCCTTAGTGCATCTCAATATACATTCTCTAAACAAAACGGAGAAGATTTCAGTTATCATACAACGAACGTAAAAATCAGTGAGCAATGCCCAATTTCTGAAGCTGTTGCTGAGAAAGTCAAAAAAGCTGCTGGAGACAAGAAACAAATCCTTGCTCCAATTCCTGTTCTTAAGTTGGACAACAAAAAGATAAcatcaaatgactttttccGTCTTTATAATAATGTGGCATGCAGAGCTGCAAAGAACCATGCATTGCATCATACTTTTCAACCCAAACCAAATTCTATAGCTCAATCTAATGAGATTGAGGATTCAATATTAGGTGATGAAA includes the following:
- the LOC121127554 gene encoding uncharacterized protein translates to MKIEKVCSEQPSEMPTECFIKDCPNHSDMLVNGLRFLEFPQNPIKNAVWMDSIRLHYSDHPTPQLLSRICNGHFFLKNSDTFNPEHPSYKPIFFPVMTKEEIKDLRMSCKERVHLFQDTIVKKEVIESSMSSSLRTFDTSENENVPPKKSKRHIPPKPYRKVISKHSYCCVVGCYNNTNDNDVEFIKFPNRVSQQYRAWIRRIGRVNSDGSLWLPSSDSLICSDHFYDGSLSDMDSIFSTSFAPAFFPHNIDKWEDIRHTLSMRKENGKPTYVSHEPDGDNCVGSNSVSLDLDDYSFSNEKVTLIYPSWMNEISEYVLECQQGKKFTDVIISNGQHSFEGHRIIIMSALPMIKMALLNLECCELDEKPVIILPDMSAYEIEILEKVIYSRGSLSASQYTFSKQNGEDFSYHTTNVKISEQCPISEAVAEKVKKAAGDKKQILAPIPVLKLDNKKITSNDFFRLYNNVACRAAKNHALHHTFQPKPNSIAQSNEIEDSILGDEIFDKEVVQEVTPSSSVHTDSTPIEEKDKPILDKIMKQVTTMRAVNPRKFTVRNANKKYTVIMQTVKRPDASAKPFPSLEEIKARRSERPTKPYCSACEKEFDTYTERDQHKVFHLSDPDQFPNSLNCKYCKKNLKTVEQKRIHETNHTKVGWKCEICEKGFPSAHKLLDHSFTHKTTSRFMCQFCSKGFRIKSKLILHENMHRNISKHKCKYCLRLFISSRSLLDHLNFHEGIRPYVCDKCGKSFCTSPSLSQHRSRVHNRCDFALGSYKCKHCFKRFRYKAVANNHMEHCDSRPPVTVLHIENA
- the LOC121127696 gene encoding LOW QUALITY PROTEIN: uncharacterized protein (The sequence of the model RefSeq protein was modified relative to this genomic sequence to represent the inferred CDS: inserted 1 base in 1 codon), with the protein product MSGNLMDDICDKRIETTLARILLGRNELQFDSTIIDYIKLDFPKLQKFVDTCHKLYCEYENVDCLSKLPFLMPLVVQKCICIQIQPFLRGPSTHDDIESLLDKLVNLANIHGQKFEYFRLHLPLILEDKKILFTPRETPSFQLEELDALLFNLNPYHGQNIIQGSYNTFSEYLDIHFRLLKEDFTAQLRCEGTFKTLGFWKSKGQLDDFYYTLTPKTFDIAKIKVGSLFVISKSIYARVCGIKIRRNECMISLFSSSWKLKLEEIYEIEEFNVFTKKLILYLFIQRRSQSIIPISVTAKIFIILCFKKNVTTIPDGPLITLSEARNKLLKDISIISLTKLQVDALVNSISQEMTLIHGPPGTGKSYIAKIIIQTFLINKSVILSRKISSPILIVSYSNQALDKLLEEVLPFTSKILRIGHQSVSDKLTKLHEIHGYFKEKGLFPSEIYKYSRESNKIFPSILLENIHICSKVDIIGMTSTSLGKNFELVQILAPEVILVEEASEMFESHLITSLGKLTKYCILIGDHKQLRPKVATFDISIKNGLEVSLFERYILNHPEKCVQLNEQRRCCLELFKLISNVLYLDLKNHCSSNIKGHVLGCDSNIQVFNHSFREEGDLFSKCNSFEAEMSVALAEYLVRCGHREQEITILSAYKGQVDYLKRILQESNILRDIQIQTVDNFQGRENDIIILSLVRSEKETIGFLSISHRVTVALTRARRGLFLIGNINHLXEKSSIWNEVKSYSIQENIISNKFNLHCPNHKNETSFKISSSIDFKSASCSMICGFKYKNCGHTCKRSCELSHLWHEDDGLCTDPCSIKCKFGHVCSGGKCHGSFIPCPLCQKIVKELLLECGHILKVFCYRQEDEFFLNRCTSIVEESLPRCGHVIRRPCWNKNNFICEETCGKVLSCGHECELKCHLNSNHNICEKSCTKIYLDCNHTCNMKCYVNCPIICPKLVSKRLNCGHVIENVECGKKVFCTERCNRELICGHGNCKRFCYECQDSVLCDQSQCNEKIRVNLECGHTQTIKCSSAIKKCDSKCTRKLLCGHPCTGICSDPCDNTKCDALIETNTLSCGHVGLKKCKDQNKNIPCSELCQGINKICGHPCKNRTCSDCLSGEIHFPCQEPCERTLLCGHKCPEICGAPCPPCDSKCLITCSHLQKCRSKCDEPCQPDCKSKCGWSCSHGKCGFKCIGKKCRKCDNLISINQNGLKFTGRCTGIKTDDIKFSPKCTDPNNKNIYLMMPDCGHWIREDIFKGLLNSNIVGMLKCPECQLSIISWIHGYKKEMKLKNKDEIIGVQDIFFSLKTNLIKRKTSLLISLKESSFNEETKERLCHRLSNMSLSRTIATEIILNLLQFLDIHVKENNSELYTLLIHQLQNLKEMPIGKDYIVQFSHFLSCKGFPKLEINNFFSFDMNNWTVSGNKLENIVL